The Helianthus annuus cultivar XRQ/B chromosome 16, HanXRQr2.0-SUNRISE, whole genome shotgun sequence genome includes a window with the following:
- the LOC110907227 gene encoding protein FAR1-RELATED SEQUENCE 2-like has product MKKAISTVFVDTRHRLCMWHVMHKLSLKVGVRLCNSTNLKERIFGVVWTDILTPEEFELEWEVVIGEFNLADNDWLSDIFSLRESWIHAYYKMEELSGLMRTTSRSESENHFFSQLKSNYQVLEGQAADIYTKNIFCDVQAELIGIADCINQRYEDQPDSCLCRRFEQFGLLCRHIFYVLRSMDIREFLKQYILNRWRKEAFPNCSPEYSISHEYMIELDPDVQSMMRDIIFSTQYTLNRLSGNKEELSLYKDHVQSYMKKIQDMQIVA; this is encoded by the exons ATGAAGAAGGCTATTTCTACTGTATTTGTTGACACGAGGCATCGGTTATGCATGTGGCATGTGATGCATAAACTTTCTCTGAAG GTTGGTGTTAGGCTATGCAATTCCACCAATTTGAAAGAACGTATTTTTGGTGTTGTGTGGACGGATATTCTTACACCTGAAGAGTTTGAATTAGAATGGGAAGTGGTTATCGGAGAGTTCAATTTAGCAGATAATGACTGGCTATCTGATATTTTTTCACTCAGGGAATCTTGGATCCATGCATACTATAAAATGGAAGAGCTGTCAGGCCTTATGCGAACGACATCGAGGTCGGAGAGTGAGAATCATTTTTTTAGTCAA TTGAAGAGTAATTACCAAGTGTTGGAAGGCCAAGCTGCTGACATAtacacaaaaaatattttttgtgacGTTCAAGCTGAGCTAATTGGAATTGCGGATTGCATAAATCAACGTTACGAAGATCAGCCTGAcag TTGCTTATGCAGGCGTTTTGAGCAGTTTGGTTTGCTATGTAGACATATATTCTATGTTTTGAGAAGTATGGACATTAGGGAATTTCTAAAACAATACATTTTGAATAGATGGCGCAAAGAGGCTTTTCCAAACTGCTCTCCTGAATACTCAATTAGTCATGAATATATGATCGAGCTTGATCCCGATGTGCAAAGTATGATGCGAGATATTATTTTTTCAACGCAGTATACTTTGAACCGTTTATCTGGTAATAAAGAGGAgctatccttatacaaggatcatgTTCAATCTTATATGAAGAAGATTCAAGATATGCAGATTGTTGCCTAG
- the LOC110909148 gene encoding pathogenesis-related protein 1A: MGPFQLQFALICFLAIVMFHSTHAQNSQQDYLDAHNEARREVGVENMVWNATVAAYAESYANQRIGDCNLIHSSGPYGENLAEGGGAFTGVDAVNLWIGEKTFYDHSSNTCAEGNECGHYTQVVWRNSVQLGCARVQCVNNGYWFVICNYYPPGNYVGESPY; encoded by the coding sequence ATGGGGCCATTCCAACTTCAGTTTGCACTAATTTGTTTCTTAGCTATTGTCATGTTTCACAGCACCCACGCACAAAACTCCCAACAAGATTACTTAGATGCTCACAATGAGGCACGTCGTGAAGTAGGTGTTGAAAACATGGTATGGAACGCGACTGTGGCTGCGTATGCTGAGAGCTATGCTAACCAGAGGATTGGGGATTGTAACCTCATCCATTCTAGTGGACCTTATGGCGAGAACCTTGCGGAGGGTGGTGGTGCATTCACAGGTGTTGATGCTGTGAATTTATGGATAGGTGAAAAAACATTTTATGATCATAGTAGCAATACATGTGCTGAAGGAAATGAATGTGGGCACTATACTCAAGTGGTGTGGCGTAATTCTGTTCAACTTGGTTGTGCTAGGGTTCAGTGCGTCAATAATGGTTATTGGTTCGTTATTTGCAACTATTATCCTCCTGGAAACTACGTTGGCGAGTCTCCTTACTAG